The DNA segment CATCATCTTATTCATTGGATAAACATCAAGCTCTTCGGCATTGCGATAGCACATCCACGGATACGGACGGCCGGCTTTTACATCATCAGCGGTAAAATAACAATCGGGAGCATAGCCTAGTTCCGCTGCTCGTGGTGCAACAATTTCCATCATCTTTTTAGTGTAGCCAGTCGTTGCTCCAATTTTAATTCCTTTGCTTCGAAGTGAACTTACAAGCTCAGGCACTCCCGAAATCGGCGTCGCGAAACGAGGAAGTGCTTCAAACAAAATCTTCTCAAACTCATTATTCATCAAGTGAACGTCTTCCTCCGTCGGTTCAACCCCTTTGACACGAACCCATTCTGCATGGATACGGGACTCGGCCAGCAGAGCACGAATATGCTCAATTTTCAGCATACCCATTGGACCGCGTGCTTCCTTTACGGTAATTTCCACTCCCTGTTTGCGAAAAATCTCCAAAAATACTTCCAACGGAGCAAAGCACCCATAATCAATAGTTGTCCCTGCCCAATCAAATACGACCGCTTCGATCTTATTCATTGTTCCTCAATCCTTTCCATGTTTGAATGTTGTAGGCGTAATTGTCTCTTACGAATCAGCTTGACTGCCAGTTCATAAACCATACGCACGAAGATATTTGTTGCAATAATAAGTACACTAAGTGCAGCTGCCTGCGCAAGGTTTCCGGCTTCATCCATATTCACAATGGAAATCGATGCCAACTTAAATTCAGCAGTATAGAGGAAAACCACGGCTGAAATCGTCACCATTGAATTGACAAAGAAATACATCACCATTTCTAAAATCGCGGGTAAACACATAGGCAGCGTGACTTTAATAAACGACTTGTACATGGGAACACCCATTGATTCTGAGACCGTTTCAAACTCTTGATCCAATTTTTTCAAGGCACTCGTCGCCGTTACATAAGCTACAGAGTAAAAGTGTAAAATGTTCGCGATGACGATAATTGCGATTGTTCCATACAAGAAGTGAAACGGGTTTGTTATACTGAAGCCAAATATATTTATCGTTGGCTGGCTGAAAAAAAGGATATAACTTATCCCAATAATTAAGCCAGGCACAGCAATGGGCAAAATCGAAAACAGTCGGCCTGCTTTGCGTAACCCGGTCATCTTGCGAATCTTTTCAATGCCGTACGCATAGACGAAAGTAAAAGCTGTTCCAATCACGGCTGAAAGAGCGGCAACGAGAACGCTGTTCCAATAGGCTGTAAATCCACCACCTGTATAGCTTTCCAATTGGAAATGTTCTAGACTAAGACTTAAATCGTATGGCCAGTTGTTGACCAATGCAGCTAGCAGTACTGCCCCGAATACAAGAAGCACACACGCCGTTATCAAAGACACATACGTAAAAGCCAGCGCATTCCTCTTTTTATTCTTTTTCACTTGATAAGGAATGGATCTAGCTGACAAAGAACCGTTTTGTTTGCGGTTAACCATCTGGTCTGAGACAAAGGCCATGATAGCAGGGATCATGAGAATGATTCCGACTGTAGCGCCCATACTCATATTTTGCTGACCCACTACTTGCTGATAGATATCGGTCGCAAGCACATTATACTGCCCACCAACAACCTTAGGGGCACCATAGTCCGTAAAGCTTAAGGAAAAAACGATAAAGATGGCACTGATCAATCCATATTTTACCGATGGGAGCGTAATCGTGAAAAATTGTTTAGCCTTATTGACACCAAGTGTATTCGCTGCCTCATAAAGTCGATAATCTGAACTTCCAAGTGCTACAAGCATAATCATAAACGCTTGTGGAAATGTGAAAATCACTTCAGCGATAATAATACCTACGGATCCATACAGGTTAATATCCATGGCTGGTAAAAGGCCGAAGAAACCGTTTGTCACAATCCCTTGATTTCCAAATAAGTAAACAAGGGCTATCCCATGCATCATAGTCGGTGCAAACAACGGCAAAAGCGCCATGTAGCGAAAAAAGGTTTTCCCTTTTATATCTGTTCGTACGAGACAATAGGCGTACGAAAAGGCTAGAGATACGGATATTACGGTCGTCATCGACGAAATAAACATCGTATTTTGCAAAGACTGAACGAGTGCCGGAGAACTGAAGTATTCAACGAAATTCTGAACTCCTACAAATACGCCCTCTTCATTTTGAAAGGCTTTGATAAACAGGGTTACAAGCGGAAAGACAAGGACAATAAGAAACGTCGCAAGCATGAGAAGCAGCAGACTGCGTTTCAGCCAATTGTCTCCGTTGAAAGAAAGGGTTGTATGTCTTAGCTGTTTAATAAGTGTCCCTTCTTGTTTCATCGTTTTTCTTCCTCCTTTGCACTAAGCCTCATAGGCTAGAATGCGCTCAGGCGAGAAGTCTAAATACACTCTCGAGCCTTTTTCCAGTTTGAACTCCTGGAGCTCATGCATTGTGACATGCACCTTCACACTTGACTTGTGAAGATCTGTCTCTGGATTATTCACCTTAAAATGGACGAGGAAAACCGGTCCATGAAATTCAATTGCTTCGACTTCTGCGTTTATTCCATAAGTTCTCGATAGACGAATATGCTCAGGACGAATCGCAAGAGTTTTTTGCTGTTGATTTCTCCAGAAATTAATCGAGCCAATGAAATCCGCCACAAATGAATTTTTTGGATGCTGATACACTTCTTGAGGCGAACCATATTGCATAATCTGTGCATCATTCATGACGACAATTTTGTCAGCCATCGTCATCGCTTCATCCTGATCGTGCGTAACCATAACCGTCGTAATCTGAAGCTTTTCTTGGATCTCTCGAATTTCATAACGAAGCCTTTCTCTCACTTTAGCATCGAGAGCTGAAAGCGGCTCATCAAGGAGGAGAAAGTCAGGAGACATCGCTACCGCACGGGCCAGCGCGACCCGCTGCTGCTGTCCGCCAGACATTTGCGCAGGATAATGATTTTTCACTTGCTCTAAGTCGACAAGAGCAAGTGCCTCTAGGGCCCTCTCCCTAACCTCTTTTCGCGAGCGCTTTTGCGCCTTTAAGCCGTACTCAATATTTTGCATTGCGGTTAGATTTGGAAAGAGAGCGTAGGATTGAAACACAATTCCAAAATTTCGCTTGGCAGGCGGCACATTTGCCATGTCACGACCATTCATGACAATCGTTCCTGCTGTCGGATTTTCAAGACCTGCGATAATACGGAGCAACGTCGTCTTGCCACAACCACTAGGACCCAGCAAGCAAACAAACTCACTTTTTTTAATATCAACAGAAATGTTGTCTAGTGCTGTGAATCGACCAAATTTCTTCTGCACACCTTGGATCGACAAATACTGATTTTCCATCGTTCTTCCCACTACCTTTCCTTACTTTTTAGGCTCGGCTTTCTCAGCAAAGTTTGCTTCCCACTGCTTCAAGATTTCCGAACGTTGTTTTGCTGACTGACGCAAATTATGGTCCTTATAAAGAAGATCTTCAAAGTTTTCTGGGAACCCTTTCGCTGTTTCAAGTTTCTCATTCTTTGTCGCTAAACCGTACGCCTGGTGATATTCCTTCATCACGTCATCCGAAACCGCCCAGTCAAGAAACGCTTTTGCCAACTTATCGCTTTCACTGTTCTTTTTGTTAATCAGCGCATTCGCCTCAACATCCCAGCCTAGTCCTGCCTTAGGTAAGTAGACTTCCACAGGCGCACCATTTTGCTTTTCCTGAATACCGCTATAGACGAGTCCTAAGGAAATGGGAAATTCTCCATTAGCAGCCATTTTAATCGGCTTTGAACCAGAGTGGGTGTAGATACCTACGTTCTTATGAAGATGCTTCATGTACTGCCATCCTTTTTCTTTGCCCATCATTTGAAGCCAAGTCGATACCTGCAAGTAGCCTGTACCTGAGGAAGCCGGATGAGGCATCGCAATTAACCCTTTATACTTAGGATCAAGCAAGTCTTTGTAGGTCTTAGGTGGCTCTATTCCCATTTCCTTAAGTTCTGCTGTATTCACCGTGATCCCAGATGCTGTCACAAGATTTCCCGTCCATTTTGTCGAATCTTTACTATCCCTATACATCTCCGGAATCTCTTCAACACCTTCAGGAGAATACTCCGCAAGCATATTCTTTTCTTCAAGCGTTAATAGATTTGAAGCCTGTACACCCCAGACCACATCTGCCTTTGTATTTTTACCCTCCGCAAGCAGCTTCGACGTGATAATTCCAGTAGAATCACGAACAATATTCAAATCTATATTCGGGTATTGCTCCTCGAAGGATTCCAGGTAGGTCGGGATCAATTCTTCCTCAATGGCCGTATACACTGTCAACTCTCCTGACAACCCTGACTCACCCTTTCCCCCGGCACTTTTTTCACCACCTTGTCCACAACCAACAAGCGCAAGTACCCCCATACAAACGATTCCTATCTGCCCCATTCGCTTCTTCATATTGTCACCTTCCTAACTTTTTAGTTAACTACTTATATCAATTTAATCATGTGACTTGTTGTGATTTTAAAAGATAGTAAACATCCCTCCTAAATCTTATACTCATAGATTAAAATACAAATGTTAAGTTAGTATGAAGAACGTGTTAAAATGTTATTTTGTGTTATATTGATTTGTTTTTTGTTGTTTTCATGAAGGTATCTCTTTGGTCGAAAATGTATGGGGAGAGATGAAAAGGAAGCTATTGATGAAGATGACGTGGAGGTAATGATTACTGGGCTGATAATCATAAAAAAAATAGACCTTCCCTGTCAGCTAAACGGGGAGAGTCTATTTTCAAGAGCAGCCTTGCCCTAAATCAAGAGCAACTATTTAAAGGGACCGAGTTGGCGCTGTGATCTCTTTTTCTTATATATTCTTATACTTTATTACTATTATTTTATGAATGACTTGTTACCATATTCTCTTAAAACTTTATTTAACATCGTTTCTAGGTTATCGAGCTCTATGACTAACGGTTCTCCATAGCTTTCTACTAGGATCGTATCAAAATATGCTCTCAAGGCTCCATTTATCCTGGGATTCTTCCGTATGTCATCAACTTTATTAGCGTTTATAGCTGCTAATAAATCCTGTAATATATTCAGAAGTGTATCTAGAAACTTATGATCTGCCTGTTTCTTTTTCTCGGTAACTAATTCGATTACCCTTTCAACTTGACCTTTAATTTGGTTACCTCCACTTTTCATCAAAAAGTTCTCCAAGCATTTTCTCAGCTTTATACATTCCCCCAGGACAGGATTCATATAGTCGCTGTGTGAATCCAAATACGCTCTCACTGAACCTTGAATACTAAACATTTCTTTTGTTAGTGTTTCAAAATAATTATTCTCAATCCTGTCATTAGCCTGTTGATAACGTGAGATAATTAATTCTAGCATAGGCGTAGGTTGCTTTTGGTAAATCTCTTCTAGCTGGTTTAATACAGTTTGTAGTTGTACCCGAAAAGCGTCACCATTTCTCAACTTTATCAGAGCCTCCTTAGATTAAGGTCTGTACCGCGAACTCTCAAATCCAATACTCCACAGCTAGTATCTACTGATCGTACGAAACACTGGCAACGTAGTTAAAGAAATAGTTATCATCAACTACTTCTCTTATTTCCCCTTCATAAGAGAAGTCATACAGTAGTATAGCTGTATTTATATTTTCAGGAATTGATGCTCCATTTATTTTTCGAGCTTTGGAATGACCTTCTCAAAGAAATCCTCGTCAAAATCATCTATATCTATAGCAAAGTCATTAAGAAAAGGCGAAGGTAGAAAGTCTTGAATATTACCAATCCATAGCGAAACATATCCTTGCTTTTCCACTTAAATCCCTCTAGTTCAGGTAAACTATCATCTTTACCACCCTTATAGTTCTTTGCCGAATTAAAAGGTTAAAATCTCTCGATAGAATCTCTTATAGAACGCATGATTTCACGAAATGACTGAAGGGCTGCATCAGAATCCCTTTCACGAATAGCCTTAAGCAAAGACTCATGGAAAGGATAGCTCTGATCAAAGATATCATCTTTCCCAAATGGCACATTCCAGAACTCGTGAAAGGTATCCCATACGGAGTCTATAATGCTCTCTAACATTGGATTTTTAGCTGCTCGATAGATGGCCTGATGAAATTGAGCATCTGCTTGATTGGCCTTGTCCCTTTCATCATTTTCAATAAAAGTAACATATTCCTTCAGATGAAGACTCATTTGATTGATATCTGCCTCGCTCGCTGAGATTACCGCTAGTTCTACCGCCTTCCGCTCTAATGCCTCTCTAACCTCTAGAGTTTCTAACAAAAATTTCTTTTCATTTTCTACCTCGAAAGCTACCTGAATATGGAAAGGTTTCATATCATTAATAAAGGTACCCTTCCCATTCAAAACTTCCAATGCACCTTGTGATTCAAGCAATTGTAAAGCTTCTCTTAATGAGGATCGTCCTATTCCTAATGTTTGAACTAGTTCTGCTACGGAAGGAAGGCGATCGCCGCTTTTTAGTTTTTCTCTCTTAATGTATGCTTTAATTTCATCTGCCACAAGTTCAGATAATCTTTTCTTCTTTAATGCTTTCACAACATCACCTCTGCATTGACCTTATCCACAGTATACTATGTGGAAACATGATTATAAAATATATCCCATTTATTTATTTTACAATTCATAATATTTATACCTTTCATACAGGTTGATAGTATGATAGTGTTTCAACTAAAGAATCACATACGAAGGTAATGAGGAGGAAAGTTTGTGAATTACACAGATGAAGAAATATGCACACAGTACGGTGACCAGCCTGAATATAATAGAGGATCTGTTTCTCCGCCCATTTACCAAACAAGTTTATTTACATTCGATACTTTTGAAGCGTTTACACATGCTCAATTAAATGAAAGGGAAAATTATGTTTATACACGAGGTGTGAACCCCACTACCGAACTATTAGAGAAAAAATTAGCTCTATTAGAAAGAGGAGAACAGTGTAAATGTTTTGGCTCAGGAATGGGGGCGATCAGTTCCGTTTTTTTCTCCTTATTAAAAAGCGGAGACCATGTCTTGTTTGTCAACAACATTTACGGGCCCACTCAGCAATTATTGGAACACTTACAAAATTTTAATATAGAACATAGCTTCTCTACAGGAGATCTCGAGTCCGACATAAAGCCTCACACAAAGTTGATTTACGTGGAAAGCCCCGGAACCATGTTAATGAATGTAGTAGATTTAAAAAAGATTTCAACTGTAGCTAGACAACACGGTATATACACAGCCATTGATAATACATGGGCTACTCCTATTTTCCAAAAGCCCCTTACATTAGGCTTTGACCTAAGTATCCATTCCCTGACTAAGTACATAGGAGGGCATAGTGATGTGGTAGGAGGCGCTGTCATTGGTGCACATAGACTAATAGATCAAATCTTTGAATACGGCTTCCAGTTAAACGGTGCTGTTCTCTCCCCTCAAGATTCATTTCTGATTATTAGAGGTTTGCGAACATTACCTCTTCGGATGAGACAGCATCAAGATAACTGTTTACGGGTTATACAATACCTGAAAACAAAAGAAGAAGTCATAAAAATTAATCACCCAAGTCAATGGAAAGAAGAGGACTTTTCATTTATAAATGATCAAATGACAGGTTATTCAGGCTTACTAAGTATCGAATTGAAAGAAGGAGGGTTTAAGAACATTGCAACTTTTATTAACCAACTCTCACGATTCAAAATTGGGGTGAGCTGGGGAGGTTATGAAAGCCTTGTAAATTCACCGATCAAAGAAAACAATGAAGTAGAACTTATTGATCAAGGAATCGGAACTGGCCTCATACGATTTTCCATTGGACTAGAAGGTTCAGATCTTTTAATTGCTGACTTAGAAAGAGGGTTTAAAGCTCTCCATTCTATTAAATCTTAAGGAGGGGATTATATTGAACGAAAAAGAATTGAAACGTCCAACTATAGGAATGGCATTGCTTCCCATCTCCATTGCGTTACTCATATTCATTGGTGGAATTGGAGTTCTAAAATTTCAAGCTGAATTAATGTTAATAATGGCAGGTGTAGTGTTTGCGATATTCGCGATTTTCTATGGACATAAATGGGATAAAATTATTTCCGTAATGGGAGAGAAAATTAAAACCGCATTACCAGCCATACTGATTCTATTTAGCATTGGTTTAATAATAGGTACGTGGATGATCTCTGGTACAATCCCCTTCTTTGTTTATTATGGGTTAGAAATGATTAACCCTGCCTATTTATACGTAATGGCTTTTATCGTAACAGCGATTGTCTCCACATGCGTAGGTACCTCTTGGGGAGCTGCAGGTACCATTGGGGTTGCCTTGATGAGTGTAGCGCAAACTATGGATCTTCCCATGGCGATTACAGCAGGTGCCGTTGTCTCTGGAGCTTATTTCGGTGATAAACTATCCCCACTGTCTGATACAACTAATATGAGTTCGTTAGCAGCAGGATCGAATTTATATGAACATATCAAACACATGATATACACTGCCCTCCCCTCTTCCATAATTGCTCTAGTCGTCTTTTATTTCGTTGGACTACAGATTGAAACCAACTCTGGACAGCTAACAGATATTCAAGAAACACTTTCTGCTATTGAACAATTGTTTAACCTCAATATCTTGGTTCTACTTCCAGCAATAATTGTAATAGCAGGCTCTCTAATGAAGAAACCTCCCCTTATCGTTTTGTTTAGTTCCTCTGTGACAGCCATGGTCATAGCTTTAATTTTTCAAAATGCATCTATTAGCAATGTATTTACAGCTGCTGTAGAAGGCTTTAACGTAGAAATGATTACCTTTTCCCTATCCGGATTGGATTCGAGTGTACTATCTGAGGATATGCAAGGATTATTAAACCGCGGCGGATTATATTCTATGTATAATGCTACATTCTTCGTATTTTGTGCCTTTTTCTTTGCATCCGCACTCGAAGTTTCAC comes from the Halobacillus shinanisalinarum genome and includes:
- a CDS encoding putative 2-aminoethylphosphonate ABC transporter substrate-binding protein, which gives rise to MKKRMGQIGIVCMGVLALVGCGQGGEKSAGGKGESGLSGELTVYTAIEEELIPTYLESFEEQYPNIDLNIVRDSTGIITSKLLAEGKNTKADVVWGVQASNLLTLEEKNMLAEYSPEGVEEIPEMYRDSKDSTKWTGNLVTASGITVNTAELKEMGIEPPKTYKDLLDPKYKGLIAMPHPASSGTGYLQVSTWLQMMGKEKGWQYMKHLHKNVGIYTHSGSKPIKMAANGEFPISLGLVYSGIQEKQNGAPVEVYLPKAGLGWDVEANALINKKNSESDKLAKAFLDWAVSDDVMKEYHQAYGLATKNEKLETAKGFPENFEDLLYKDHNLRQSAKQRSEILKQWEANFAEKAEPKK
- the phnX gene encoding phosphonoacetaldehyde hydrolase, coding for MNKIEAVVFDWAGTTIDYGCFAPLEVFLEIFRKQGVEITVKEARGPMGMLKIEHIRALLAESRIHAEWVRVKGVEPTEEDVHLMNNEFEKILFEALPRFATPISGVPELVSSLRSKGIKIGATTGYTKKMMEIVAPRAAELGYAPDCYFTADDVKAGRPYPWMCYRNAEELDVYPMNKMMKVGDTATDMKEGKNAGMISIGVVLGGSELGLSEQEVKDMDTKELEVEILRVKERLTEAGADYVITKVDELENVIDQIEGKSLQK
- a CDS encoding putative 2-aminoethylphosphonate ABC transporter permease subunit, which gives rise to MKQEGTLIKQLRHTTLSFNGDNWLKRSLLLLMLATFLIVLVFPLVTLFIKAFQNEEGVFVGVQNFVEYFSSPALVQSLQNTMFISSMTTVISVSLAFSYAYCLVRTDIKGKTFFRYMALLPLFAPTMMHGIALVYLFGNQGIVTNGFFGLLPAMDINLYGSVGIIIAEVIFTFPQAFMIMLVALGSSDYRLYEAANTLGVNKAKQFFTITLPSVKYGLISAIFIVFSLSFTDYGAPKVVGGQYNVLATDIYQQVVGQQNMSMGATVGIILMIPAIMAFVSDQMVNRKQNGSLSARSIPYQVKKNKKRNALAFTYVSLITACVLLVFGAVLLAALVNNWPYDLSLSLEHFQLESYTGGGFTAYWNSVLVAALSAVIGTAFTFVYAYGIEKIRKMTGLRKAGRLFSILPIAVPGLIIGISYILFFSQPTINIFGFSITNPFHFLYGTIAIIVIANILHFYSVAYVTATSALKKLDQEFETVSESMGVPMYKSFIKVTLPMCLPAILEMVMYFFVNSMVTISAVVFLYTAEFKLASISIVNMDEAGNLAQAAALSVLIIATNIFVRMVYELAVKLIRKRQLRLQHSNMERIEEQ
- the nhaC gene encoding Na+/H+ antiporter NhaC yields the protein MNEKELKRPTIGMALLPISIALLIFIGGIGVLKFQAELMLIMAGVVFAIFAIFYGHKWDKIISVMGEKIKTALPAILILFSIGLIIGTWMISGTIPFFVYYGLEMINPAYLYVMAFIVTAIVSTCVGTSWGAAGTIGVALMSVAQTMDLPMAITAGAVVSGAYFGDKLSPLSDTTNMSSLAAGSNLYEHIKHMIYTALPSSIIALVVFYFVGLQIETNSGQLTDIQETLSAIEQLFNLNILVLLPAIIVIAGSLMKKPPLIVLFSSSVTAMVIALIFQNASISNVFTAAVEGFNVEMITFSLSGLDSSVLSEDMQGLLNRGGLYSMYNATFFVFCAFFFASALEVSQALNIVLEKVIMYLKSVGSVIFASLITGFAVINCTSNALVTYFLIKDIYGDVYKKKNLHPVNLSRSMEDSITITEALMPWTVSGVFMATTLGVGNFEFLPWAIFNLGGVVFSALYGFLAPYTGGFGIRKLNEDKPLEDSEASSKKVI
- a CDS encoding ABC transporter ATP-binding protein yields the protein MENQYLSIQGVQKKFGRFTALDNISVDIKKSEFVCLLGPSGCGKTTLLRIIAGLENPTAGTIVMNGRDMANVPPAKRNFGIVFQSYALFPNLTAMQNIEYGLKAQKRSRKEVRERALEALALVDLEQVKNHYPAQMSGGQQQRVALARAVAMSPDFLLLDEPLSALDAKVRERLRYEIREIQEKLQITTVMVTHDQDEAMTMADKIVVMNDAQIMQYGSPQEVYQHPKNSFVADFIGSINFWRNQQQKTLAIRPEHIRLSRTYGINAEVEAIEFHGPVFLVHFKVNNPETDLHKSSVKVHVTMHELQEFKLEKGSRVYLDFSPERILAYEA
- a CDS encoding trans-sulfuration enzyme family protein; the protein is MNYTDEEICTQYGDQPEYNRGSVSPPIYQTSLFTFDTFEAFTHAQLNERENYVYTRGVNPTTELLEKKLALLERGEQCKCFGSGMGAISSVFFSLLKSGDHVLFVNNIYGPTQQLLEHLQNFNIEHSFSTGDLESDIKPHTKLIYVESPGTMLMNVVDLKKISTVARQHGIYTAIDNTWATPIFQKPLTLGFDLSIHSLTKYIGGHSDVVGGAVIGAHRLIDQIFEYGFQLNGAVLSPQDSFLIIRGLRTLPLRMRQHQDNCLRVIQYLKTKEEVIKINHPSQWKEEDFSFINDQMTGYSGLLSIELKEGGFKNIATFINQLSRFKIGVSWGGYESLVNSPIKENNEVELIDQGIGTGLIRFSIGLEGSDLLIADLERGFKALHSIKS
- a CDS encoding FadR/GntR family transcriptional regulator translates to MKALKKKRLSELVADEIKAYIKREKLKSGDRLPSVAELVQTLGIGRSSLREALQLLESQGALEVLNGKGTFINDMKPFHIQVAFEVENEKKFLLETLEVREALERKAVELAVISASEADINQMSLHLKEYVTFIENDERDKANQADAQFHQAIYRAAKNPMLESIIDSVWDTFHEFWNVPFGKDDIFDQSYPFHESLLKAIRERDSDAALQSFREIMRSIRDSIERF